A single genomic interval of Pyrus communis chromosome 7, drPyrComm1.1, whole genome shotgun sequence harbors:
- the LOC137741189 gene encoding nodulation receptor kinase-like encodes MSASLAAILGGAAGAVTFVGISIILVWFCISRNRSVSRTSETGSSDPSIQVGRHGGVELSMRETRRFHMEELSLATKHFSDRNLIGQGNFGEVYMGFLQDGMLVAIKKRPGTASPEFINEVHYLSAIQHRNIVTLLGYCQENNLQFLVYEYIHSGSVSSHLFGTGQHSREKLEFKNRLSIAQGAAKGLAHLHSLSPRVVHKDFKTANVLVDENFIAKVADAGIRNFLGRVDIAGSSSQVTADEMFLAPEVREFRRFSEKSDVYSFGVFLLELVSGREARDFASSDSNQNMVEWVQNIQEGSNVSCIIDGRLGNSFTGEAMEGLIQLIMRCVEASSEGRPSMSNVVTELDRIVEKEMSLTTIMGEGTSTVIPGSQLFKATK; translated from the exons ATGTCAGCGTCTCTTGCAGCAATACTAGGAGGTGCTGCAGGAGCCGTGACTTTTGTGGGGATAAGCATCATACTCGTATGGTTCTGTATATCTCGCAATAGGAGTGTTTCAAGAACTTCTGAAACAGGTTCTTCTGATCCTTCTATTCAAG TGGGAAGACATGGAGGGGTTGAGTTGTCAATGCGAGAAACAAGGCGTTTTCATATGGAAGAACTGTCTCTGGCCACAAAACATTTCAGCGATAGAAATTTGATTGGGCAAGGAAATTTTGGGGAGGTGTATATGGGATTTCTCCAGGATGGAATGCTTGTAGCCATCAAAAAGCGACCTGGAACAGCTAGTCCGGAATTTATCAACGAG GTACACTATCTCTCAGCTATTCAGCATCGGAATATTGTTACTCTCTTGGGTTACTGCCAAGAAAATAATCTACAGTTTCTTGTGTACGAGTACATTCATAGTGGAAGTGTTTCCAGTCACTTGTTCG GCACGGGCCAGCATTCACGTGAAAAGCTAGAATTCAAGAACCGCCTATCAATAGCTCAAGGGGCCGCTAAAG GTTTGGCTCATCTTCACTCTTTGAGTCCCCGTGTGGTGCACAAGGATTTTAAAACAGCCAATGTTCTTGTAGATGAAAACTTCATAGCTAAGGTTGCAGACGCGGGAATTCGCAATTTCCTGGGAAGAGTTGATATTGCAGGCTCGTCTTCTCAAGTGACTGCTGATGAGATGTTCCTTGCTCCAGA GGTCAGAGAATTCAGACGATTTTCAGAAAAAAGTGACGTATATAGTTTTGGTGTATTCCTCCTGGAGTTAGTGAGTGGGCGAGAAGCAAGAGATTTTGCATCTTCTGACTCAAACCAGAACATGGTTGAATGG GTGCAAAATATTCAAGAGGGCAGCAATGTATCGTGCATCATCGATGGGAGGTTGGGGAATAGCTTCACCGGTGAAGCTATGGAAGGGTTGATACAGTTGATCATGCGATGTGTGGAGGCTTCGAGTGAGGGGCGACCAAGCATGAGCAATGTGGTAACGGAGCTGGACCGGATAGTTGAGAAAGAGATGAGCTTGACGACAATAATGGGAGAAGGAACTTCTACAGTGATCCCAGGAAGTCAGCTATTTaaagcaacaaaataa
- the LOC137740128 gene encoding uncharacterized protein isoform X2 — protein sequence MAADQQRKGCNSREQHIAKKKNIGLLQDDSDVNSHISLQWDGNQNMVVAKRDQIGISRRNLKPFFDFAFNSFNTLADVFAVPEGIYDLENLEDVLSYEVWNTQLSENEKNHLMQLLPSGQEAEEVVQALLAGDCFDFGNPLLKWGASLCSGDFHPDAILRREQYLITDKKTFYNELQMYHNDMIAYLQKLKERCASCKDPEKEIVQNMWRLRIDVEKPIFSHANESRLHDLEENAMVTSESCSWEKACSSDNQISSVNKGGEFQNRICEKGFLKDKGRNLWVTPDGALNAGARSKKGDNLHKRNIYSSDGAKYMSYVKISKKQYEIVKSLKQSGKSIQSRSLERVLGNLDNFVVQPYEVFVEEEQKKLHQHWLQLAIKDIPAAYANWIEMHLQRWQMTKSLEKDMKRRLRSLIEDEIDIGATNCQSPMEDDEKSLPSFLHGDECNPTDMEDDGKSVPGILQGDECNPTDMEEDDNSPQKLSGGHECNPTDTDSDEHFSAESDNDSEKHIIIESDHFPPNVPDYTENLSTADTPVNEGAQLCASGDVWKAVNVPHSYYDSTTCHAYSSASELSLAHLQVNQVQQTHLGAIESDLPVRDSGKDLMHIQSENGSFSSYRNQDQNEMLQSLFKGQSMLSYNPEKKQTGLEFQPPANVFIGDGQFSAHFEEQQHQSLPLEQGQKRESEVYMQPRLPENIYSDGGSYLISRPEHSAPVEVQDWAVNSVRMPGPQQSHLHGGEVLSHNWFSGGTSATSQTIGNGTNADQSLFSVLPHSNQLRASSPYHPVAPAEQFMSSRSYGTVGGVTPRFGNVVPQAGAELDYLGGHEAATPMIHDDMQWMNLPHQNSGLRDPMGKPFLRSWNP from the exons ATGGCGGCTGATCAGCAGAGAAAGGGTTGCAATTCTAGGGAGCAACATatagcaaaaaagaaaaatattggatTGCTTCAGGATGATTCAGACGTGAACTCTCATATTTCTCTTCAGTGGGATGGGAATCAGAACATGGTAGTCGCCAAAAGGGATCAAATTGGCATAAGTAGGAGAAATTTGAAGCCTTTTTTTGATTTTGCTTTCAACAGCTTTAATACATTGGCAGATGTTTTTGCTGTTCCTGAGGGAATCTATGATTTGGAAaatttggaagatgtgctttcATATGAG GTTTGGAATACTCAGCTGTCTGAGAATGAGAAGAATCATCTTATGCAGCTTCTTCCTAGCGGACAAGAGGCAGAGGAAGTTGTGCAAGCATTGCTTGCTGGGGATTGCTTTGACTTTGGAAACCCTTTACTTAAATG GGGTGCTTCACTTTGCTCAGGTGATTTCCATCCTGATGCCATACTTCGTAGGGAACAATATCTAATAACTGATAAGAAAACATTCTACAATGAGTTGCAGATGTACCATAATGA TATGATTGCATATTTACAGAAGTTGAAGGAGAGATGCGCAAGCTGTAAGGATCCTGAAAAGGAAATTGTGCAGAATATGTGGAG GTTAAGAATTGATGTCGAGAAACCAATTTTTTCACATGCAAATGAATCCAGATTGCATGATCTTGAGGAAAATGCCATGGTTACATCTGAATCTTGTTCTTGGGAGAAAGCATGCAGTAGTGATAACCAGATTTCCTCAGTGAACAAGGGAGGAGAATTTCAGAACAG GATCTGTGAGAAAGGCTTCCTAAAGGACAAAGGTAGAAATTTGTGGGTTACACCAGATGGAGCACTTAATGCAGGAGCAAGATCCAAAAAAGGAGACAATCTACACAAGCGCAATATCTACAGTAGCGATGGTGCTAAATACATGTCGTATGTTAAG ATTAGCAAGAAGCAGTATGAAATTGTTAAGAGCCTGAAGCAGTCTGGCAAAAGCATTCAGTCCAGGTCTCTCGAGCGGGTTTTAGGTAACCTTGATAACTTTGTTGTACAACCATATGAAGTCTTTGTGGAAGAAGAACAGAAGAAGTTACATCAGCACTG GTTGCAATTGGCAATTAAAGATATCCCGGCAGCTTATGCAAACTGGATAGAAATGCATTTACAAAGATGGCAAATGACAAAGTCTTTGGAGAAGGACATGAAAAGGAGGCTAAGGTCTCTGATAGAG GATGAGATAGATATTGGAGCAACAAACTGTCAATCTCCCATGGAAGATGATGAAAAGTCTTTACCCAGCTTCCTACATGGTGATGAGTGCAACCCCACAGACATGGAAGATGATGGAAAGTCTGTACCCGGCATCCTACAGGGTGACGAGTGCAACCCCACGGACATGGAAGAAGATGACAACTCTCCACAGAAGCTTAGTGGAGGTCATGAGTGCAACCCCACAGATACAGATTCAGATGAACATTTCAGTGCAGAGTCGGATAATGATTCAGAAAAGCATATCATTATAGAATCAGATCATTTTCCTCCAAATGTACCTGATTACACGGAGAATCTGAGTACTGCAGATACTCCAGTAAACGAGGGAGCACAATTATGTGCTAGTGGAGATGTCTGGAAGGCAGTTAATGTGCCACATTCTTACTATGATTCTACCACATGTCACGCATATTCATCTGCCAGTGAGTTATCGCTTGCACATCTACAAGTTAATCAAGTTCAGCAGACACACTTAGGTGCTATAGAGTCCGACTTGCCTGTGAGAGACAGTGGGAAAGATTTAATGCACATACAATCAGAGAATGGTTCCTTCAGTTCTTACCGAAACcaagatcaaaatgaaatgcTTCAATCTCTCTTTAAGGGCCAGAGCATGCTATCTTACAATCCTGAGAAGAAACAGACAGGGTTGGAATTCCAGCCACCAGCCAATGTGTTTATAGGTGATGGTCAGTTTTCAGCGCATTTTGAAGAGCAGCAACACCAGTCACTGCCTCTGGAGCAAGGGcagaagagagagagcgagGTATACATGCAACCAAGATTACCTGAGAACATTTACTCTGATGGAGGTAGTTACTTAATTTCAAGGCCGGAACATTCGGCTCCAGTTGAAGTGCAGGATTGGGCTGTCAATAGTGTTCGTATGCCAGGACCTCAGCAATCTCACTTACATGGTGGAGAAGTGTTGAGTCATAATTGGTTTTCTGGTGGTACTAGTGCCACAAGTCAGACCATTGGGAATGGTACGAACGCAGATCAAAGCTTATTCAGTGTTCTACCTCATAGTAACCAATTGCGAGCAAGTAGCCCTTACCATCCCGTAGCCCCCGCTGAGCAGTTCATGTCCTCTAGGAGCTATGGAACGGTGGGTGGGGTTACTCCGAGGTTCGGAAATGTTGTACCACAAGCTGGAGCTGAACTTGATTACTTGGGTGGGCATGAAGCAGCCACTCCCATGATACATGATGATATGCAATGGATGAATTTACCGCATCAGAACTCTGGTTTACGTGATCCAATGGGTAAACCATTCTTGAGGTCGTGGAACCCGTAA
- the LOC137739585 gene encoding UPF0496 protein At3g19330, with product MLQCLSLQLSSSSSPSPAAAAAPNGNTHPHPPPPSQGGTSSEASPSATLTHEYTRAVQSQSYNEIWSKVHQVHDHQHDPGHDELQLEEEDHDESDNEESRHRRSQRQHQLLLGRVLQPNRESVQEALRLSKPNTLTRLVSDYFDQSENTTQACLLLLHRSVYRARELYAPLHQLLDAVVHSDSVESSLSLNLSLSQSQCRRALDVFLQFDLNDNPFPSPDDAGSPNLDNMRRCFSQLKLQLDSRLRSSRSKIRLIRRATLASALCFIGTAVGVAVSAVAVTVHALTAALVVVAAPPLCCTATSTGSGSGRSSSCCNCSPMTTTEKKEIANMKQLDAAALGTCVLDNDLATIDRLVRRLHAAVEGDKLLVRLGLDRGSVSGTAVDKHPIQEVLKQLHKSHPNFLQLVDELEEHICLCFNTVNRSRSRLFQHMYTL from the exons ATGCTGCAATGTCTCTCTCTGCAATTATCGTCGTCGTCGTCACCCTCCCCAGCAGCAGCAGCGGCTCCGAATGGCAATACTCATCCTCATCCGCCTCCCCCGTCGCAAG GAGGAACGAGCTCTGAGGCATCGCCCTCCGCCACTCTCACCCACGAGTACACCCGCGCCGTCCAAAGCCAATCCTACAATGAAATTTGGTCCAAGGTTCATCAGGTCCACGACCACCAACATGATCCTGGTCATGATGAGCTGCAGCTGGAGGAGGAGGACCACGACGAATCGGATAATGAAGAGAGCCGCCACCGCCGGAGTCAGAGACAGCACCAGCTTCTGTTGGGGCGAGTGCTTCAGCCCAACCGAGAGAGCGTCCAAGAGGCGCTTCGCCTCTCCAAGCCCAACACCCTCACTCGCCTGGTCTCCGACTACTTCGACCAGAGCGAGAACACCACCCAAGCCTGCCTGCTGCTCCTCCACCGCAGCGTCTATCGAGCACGCGAGCTCTATGCTCCGCTCCACCAACTCCTCGACGCCGTCGTCCACTCTGACTCTGTGGAGTCGTCACTGAGCCTCAACCTCAGCCTCAGCCAGTCCCAGTGCCGTCGGGCCTTGGACGTCTTTCTTCAGTTCGACCTCAACGACAACCCCTTCCCTTCCCCTGACGACGCCGGCTCCCCCAATTTGGACAACATGCGCCGTTGCTTCTCCCAGCTCAAGCTCCAGCTAGACAGCCGCCTCCGCTCCTCCCGCTCCAAAATCCGCCTCATTCGCCGCGCCACTCTTGCCTCCGCCCTCTGCTTCATTGGCACTGCCGTTGGAGTCGCTGTCTCTGCTGTGGCTGTCACAGTCCACGCTCTCACTGCCGCCCTCGTTGTTGTTGCAGCGCCGCCTTTGTGCTGCACTGCCACTAGCACTGGCTCTGGCTCTGGTAGAAGCAGCAGTTGTTGCAATTGCAGCCCCATGACTACCACTGAGAAGAAGGAAATTGCCAATATGAAGCAACTTGATGCTGCTGCCCTGGGTACTTGTGTCCTCGACAATGACCTTGCCACCATTGACCGACTCGTTCGCCGCCTCCATGCCGCAGTGGAGGGGGACAAGCTTCTGGTTCGCCTTGGATTGGATAGGGGATCTGTCAGTGGCACTGCGGTCGACAAGCATCCAATTCAGGAGGTGCTGAAACAGCTGCACAAGAGCCACCCCAATTTCCTGCAACTTGTGGACGAACTTGAGGAGCATATATGCCTCTGCTTTAACACCGTCAACAGGTCCAGATCGCGGCTTTTCCAGCACATGTATACACTTTAA
- the LOC137740131 gene encoding N-alpha-acetyltransferase MAK3-like — protein MEPEGISKKEEEEEEESGGGGGGGGEIDKVHLSSSAALEIEYLSYGGEEHLPLIMGLVDQELSEPYSIFTYRYFVYLWPQLCFMAFHGGRCVGTVVCKMGEHRNTYRGYIAMLVVIKPYRGKGIATQLVSRSIQVMKESGCEEVTLEAEVTNKGALALYGRLGFIRAKRLFRYYLNGVDAFRLKLLFPRPLYSLPSQSQPNNYSMAMAIED, from the exons ATGGAACCGGAAGGAATCagtaagaaagaagaagaagaagaagaagaaagcggcggcggcggaggaggagggggtGAGATTGACAAGGTACATTTGTCGTCGTCGGCGGCGTTGGAGATAGAGTACTTGAGCTATGGAGGAGAAGAGCACCTGCCTCTAATAATGGGCCTGGTGGACCAAGAACTGAGCGAGCCGTACTCCATCTTCACCTATCGGTACTTCGTGTATCTGTGGCCGCAGCTCTGTTTCATGGCGTTCCACGGAGGCAGGTGCGTGGGGACAGTGGTGTGCAAGATGGGGGAGCACCGCAACACCTACAGAGGGTACATCGCTATGCTCGTCGTCATCAAACCCTACAGAGGCAAAGGCATCGCCACCCAACTAGTTAGCAGATCTATCCAAGTCATGAAGGAATCTGGCTGCGAAGAG GTAACGCTGGAGGCGGAAGTGACAAATAAAGGAGCGCTGGCGCTGTACGGGCGTCTTGGATTTATACGGGCAAAGAGGCTATTCCGGTACTACTTGAACGGCGTGGATGCTTTCCGTCTGAAGCTGCTGTTTCCTCGCCCTCTTTACTCTCTTCCTTCCCAATCCCAGCCTAATAATTACAGCATGGCCATGGCCATTGAAGATTGA
- the LOC137740129 gene encoding uncharacterized protein, giving the protein MGKKDVIRLERESAIQVLKPKLFMTLANLIEESSDRAEFLKLCKRVEYTIRAWYLLQFEDLMQLYSLFDPVHGSQKLEQQKLSPQEIDVLEQNFLKYLFQVMEKSNFKIATNEEIEVAQSGQYLLNLPIVVDESKLDNKLLRKYFNTHPCPNIPDFADKYVIFRRGIGLDKTSDYFIMEKVDMIIARCWKYLLRLTKTENFFSKKKEAQSKIDPKKDDNIRLPDQDPEDLFVERIRIEKMELSIQNLLCKNTIQEPTFDRIIVVYRRASTEDNEERGIYVKHFKNIPMADMEIVLPEKKNPGLTPMDWLTFVGSAVVGLVAVVTSLEMPQIDLWVIFAIISTVIGYFAKTYFSYQQNLAQYQNLITQSMYEKQLDSGRGTLLHLCDDVIQQEVKEVIISFYILMEQGKATLLDLDKRCEELIKEQFNDDCNFDVDDAVQKLEKLGIVTRDTLGRYNSVGLKRANEIIGTTTEEVVLKAKQDSTPNA; this is encoded by the exons atgggtAAGAAAGACGTGATTCGGTTAGAGCGTGAATCTGCCATTCAAGTTCTCAAGCCCAAACTCTTCATGACCTTGGCCAACCTCATCG AGGAAAGTTCTGATCGTGCTGAGTTTCTCAAGCTCTGTAAGAGAGTCGAGTACACAATTCGGGCTTGGTATCTCCTTCAATTTGAGGATTTGATG CAACTATACTCCCTGTTTGATCCTGTCCATGGGAGTCAGAAATTGGAGCAGCAGAAGCTTTCTCCTCAAGAAATTGATGTACTTGAACAGAACTTCCTCAAGTACTTGTTTCAG GTGATGGAAAAGAGTAATTTCAAGATTGCAACTAACGAAGAAATTGAGGTTGCGCAGTCGGGGCAGTATCTTCTAAACCTTCCCATCGTTGTTGATGAATCTAAG CTTGACAATAAACTTTTGAGGAAATACTTTAACACGCATCCTTGCCCAAACATTCCAGATTTTGCTGATAAG TACGTCATCTTCCGACGCGGCATTGGACTTGATAAGACTTCAGATTACTTTATCATGGAGAAAGTGGACATGATCATTGCACGTTGCTGGAAATATCTTTTAAGACTAACCAA gacagaaaatttcttttcaaaaaagaaagaggCACAGAGCAAGATAGATCCAAAGAAGGATGATAATATTCGCCTCCCTGACCAAGATCCAGAGGACTTGTTTGTTGAACGAATCCGTATTGAAAAAATGGAACTGAG CATTCAAAATTTGCTGTGCAAGAACACAATCCAAGAGCCAACTTTTGATAGGATTATTGTTGTTTACAG GCGAGCAAGTACCGAAGATAATGAAGAGCGGGGAATATATgttaaacattttaaaaacattccAATGGCCGATATGGAGATTGTTCTT CCTGAGAAGAAGAACCCAGGATTAACTCCAATGGACTGGCTCACGTTCGTTGGCTCTGCTGTAGTAGGGCTG GTTGCAGTTGTTACTTCGCTCGAAATGCCTCAAATTGATCTTTGGGTCATTTTTGCGATTATTTCCACTGTGATTGGTTACTTTGCTAAGACATACTTCAG TTATCAGCAGAACTTGGCTCAGTATCAGAACTTGATAACACAGTCCAtgtatgaaaaacaattggataGCGGACGGGGTACTCTCCTTCACTTGTGCGATGATGTGATTCAACAGGAA GTGAAGGAGGTGATAATTTCGTTTTACATATTAATGGAACAAGGGAAAGCTACCTTACTT GATCTGGACAAGCGGTGTGAGGAACTAATCAAGGAACAGTTTAACGACGACTGTAATTTTGATGTGGACGATGCAGTTCAGAAGTTGGAGAAATTGGGAATTGTTACTCGG gatacCCTTGGACGATATAACAGCGTAGGACTGAAACGTGCGAACGAGATCATTGGCACCACCACAGAGGAGGTTGTTCTTAAGGCAAAACAAGATTCCACGCCCAATGCTTGA
- the LOC137740128 gene encoding uncharacterized protein isoform X1, with protein sequence MAADQQRKGCNSREQHIAKKKNIGLLQDDSDVNSHISLQWDGNQNMVVAKRDQIGISRRNLKPFFDFAFNSFNTLADVFAVPEGIYDLENLEDVLSYEVWNTQLSENEKNHLMQLLPSGQEAEEVVQALLAGDCFDFGNPLLKWGASLCSGDFHPDAILRREQYLITDKKTFYNELQMYHNDMIAYLQKLKERCASCKDPEKEIVQNMWRLRIDVEKPIFSHANESRLHDLEENAMVTSESCSWEKACSSDNQISSVNKGGEFQNRICEKGFLKDKGRNLWVTPDGALNAGARSKKGDNLHKRNIYSSDGAKYMSYVKISKKQYEIVKSLKQSGKSIQSRSLERVLGNLDNFVVQPYEVFVEEEQKKLHQHWLQLAIKDIPAAYANWIEMHLQRWQMTKSLEKDMKRRLRSLIEDDEGGHNLEHVLQDEIDIGATNCQSPMEDDEKSLPSFLHGDECNPTDMEDDGKSVPGILQGDECNPTDMEEDDNSPQKLSGGHECNPTDTDSDEHFSAESDNDSEKHIIIESDHFPPNVPDYTENLSTADTPVNEGAQLCASGDVWKAVNVPHSYYDSTTCHAYSSASELSLAHLQVNQVQQTHLGAIESDLPVRDSGKDLMHIQSENGSFSSYRNQDQNEMLQSLFKGQSMLSYNPEKKQTGLEFQPPANVFIGDGQFSAHFEEQQHQSLPLEQGQKRESEVYMQPRLPENIYSDGGSYLISRPEHSAPVEVQDWAVNSVRMPGPQQSHLHGGEVLSHNWFSGGTSATSQTIGNGTNADQSLFSVLPHSNQLRASSPYHPVAPAEQFMSSRSYGTVGGVTPRFGNVVPQAGAELDYLGGHEAATPMIHDDMQWMNLPHQNSGLRDPMGKPFLRSWNP encoded by the exons ATGGCGGCTGATCAGCAGAGAAAGGGTTGCAATTCTAGGGAGCAACATatagcaaaaaagaaaaatattggatTGCTTCAGGATGATTCAGACGTGAACTCTCATATTTCTCTTCAGTGGGATGGGAATCAGAACATGGTAGTCGCCAAAAGGGATCAAATTGGCATAAGTAGGAGAAATTTGAAGCCTTTTTTTGATTTTGCTTTCAACAGCTTTAATACATTGGCAGATGTTTTTGCTGTTCCTGAGGGAATCTATGATTTGGAAaatttggaagatgtgctttcATATGAG GTTTGGAATACTCAGCTGTCTGAGAATGAGAAGAATCATCTTATGCAGCTTCTTCCTAGCGGACAAGAGGCAGAGGAAGTTGTGCAAGCATTGCTTGCTGGGGATTGCTTTGACTTTGGAAACCCTTTACTTAAATG GGGTGCTTCACTTTGCTCAGGTGATTTCCATCCTGATGCCATACTTCGTAGGGAACAATATCTAATAACTGATAAGAAAACATTCTACAATGAGTTGCAGATGTACCATAATGA TATGATTGCATATTTACAGAAGTTGAAGGAGAGATGCGCAAGCTGTAAGGATCCTGAAAAGGAAATTGTGCAGAATATGTGGAG GTTAAGAATTGATGTCGAGAAACCAATTTTTTCACATGCAAATGAATCCAGATTGCATGATCTTGAGGAAAATGCCATGGTTACATCTGAATCTTGTTCTTGGGAGAAAGCATGCAGTAGTGATAACCAGATTTCCTCAGTGAACAAGGGAGGAGAATTTCAGAACAG GATCTGTGAGAAAGGCTTCCTAAAGGACAAAGGTAGAAATTTGTGGGTTACACCAGATGGAGCACTTAATGCAGGAGCAAGATCCAAAAAAGGAGACAATCTACACAAGCGCAATATCTACAGTAGCGATGGTGCTAAATACATGTCGTATGTTAAG ATTAGCAAGAAGCAGTATGAAATTGTTAAGAGCCTGAAGCAGTCTGGCAAAAGCATTCAGTCCAGGTCTCTCGAGCGGGTTTTAGGTAACCTTGATAACTTTGTTGTACAACCATATGAAGTCTTTGTGGAAGAAGAACAGAAGAAGTTACATCAGCACTG GTTGCAATTGGCAATTAAAGATATCCCGGCAGCTTATGCAAACTGGATAGAAATGCATTTACAAAGATGGCAAATGACAAAGTCTTTGGAGAAGGACATGAAAAGGAGGCTAAGGTCTCTGATAGAG GATGACGAAGGTGGTCACAACCTTGAACATGTGCTTCAGGATGAGATAGATATTGGAGCAACAAACTGTCAATCTCCCATGGAAGATGATGAAAAGTCTTTACCCAGCTTCCTACATGGTGATGAGTGCAACCCCACAGACATGGAAGATGATGGAAAGTCTGTACCCGGCATCCTACAGGGTGACGAGTGCAACCCCACGGACATGGAAGAAGATGACAACTCTCCACAGAAGCTTAGTGGAGGTCATGAGTGCAACCCCACAGATACAGATTCAGATGAACATTTCAGTGCAGAGTCGGATAATGATTCAGAAAAGCATATCATTATAGAATCAGATCATTTTCCTCCAAATGTACCTGATTACACGGAGAATCTGAGTACTGCAGATACTCCAGTAAACGAGGGAGCACAATTATGTGCTAGTGGAGATGTCTGGAAGGCAGTTAATGTGCCACATTCTTACTATGATTCTACCACATGTCACGCATATTCATCTGCCAGTGAGTTATCGCTTGCACATCTACAAGTTAATCAAGTTCAGCAGACACACTTAGGTGCTATAGAGTCCGACTTGCCTGTGAGAGACAGTGGGAAAGATTTAATGCACATACAATCAGAGAATGGTTCCTTCAGTTCTTACCGAAACcaagatcaaaatgaaatgcTTCAATCTCTCTTTAAGGGCCAGAGCATGCTATCTTACAATCCTGAGAAGAAACAGACAGGGTTGGAATTCCAGCCACCAGCCAATGTGTTTATAGGTGATGGTCAGTTTTCAGCGCATTTTGAAGAGCAGCAACACCAGTCACTGCCTCTGGAGCAAGGGcagaagagagagagcgagGTATACATGCAACCAAGATTACCTGAGAACATTTACTCTGATGGAGGTAGTTACTTAATTTCAAGGCCGGAACATTCGGCTCCAGTTGAAGTGCAGGATTGGGCTGTCAATAGTGTTCGTATGCCAGGACCTCAGCAATCTCACTTACATGGTGGAGAAGTGTTGAGTCATAATTGGTTTTCTGGTGGTACTAGTGCCACAAGTCAGACCATTGGGAATGGTACGAACGCAGATCAAAGCTTATTCAGTGTTCTACCTCATAGTAACCAATTGCGAGCAAGTAGCCCTTACCATCCCGTAGCCCCCGCTGAGCAGTTCATGTCCTCTAGGAGCTATGGAACGGTGGGTGGGGTTACTCCGAGGTTCGGAAATGTTGTACCACAAGCTGGAGCTGAACTTGATTACTTGGGTGGGCATGAAGCAGCCACTCCCATGATACATGATGATATGCAATGGATGAATTTACCGCATCAGAACTCTGGTTTACGTGATCCAATGGGTAAACCATTCTTGAGGTCGTGGAACCCGTAA
- the LOC137739117 gene encoding cytochrome b-c1 complex subunit Rieske-4, mitochondrial-like: MLRVAARRLSSVSASPWRSNQAATASSSILSRNLIDGRDFSDELRSAYFTPDLHLPSRGFASGSLTPSGDNNLVPDVPPTVAAVKNPSSKIVYDEYNHERYPPGDPSKRAFAYFVLTGGRFVYASLIRLLILKFVLSMSASKDVLAMASLEVDLSSIEPGSTVTVKWRGKPVFIRRRTDDDIKLANSVDVNSLRDPQQDAERVKNPEWLIVVGVCTHLGCIPLPNAGDFGGWFCPCHGSHYDISGRIRKGPAPYNLEVPTYSFLEENKLLIG, encoded by the exons atgttGAGGGTTGCGGCGAGGAGGCTCTCTTCTGTGTCCGCGTCGCCATGGAGGTCCAACCAGGCTGCCACCGCCTCCTCCTCTATCCTGTCCCGAAATCTCATCGACGGCCGTGACTTCTCTGATGAGCTCAGATCCGCCTATTTCACCCCTGACTTGCATCTTCCGTCCAGAG GTTTTGCGTCTGGTTCACTGACCCCTTCTGGGGACAACAATCTAGTTCCAGACGTTCCGCCAACTGTGGCAGCTGTCAAGAATCCTAGTTCAAAGATAGTTTATGACGAGTACAACCATGAGCGTTACCCTCCAGGTGACCCCAGCAAGCGTGCATTTGCCTACTTTGTCCTCACAGGTGGTAGGTTTGTCTATGCTTCTCTGATTCGTCTGCTTATCCTTAAGTTTGTGCTAAGCATGTCAGCCAGTAAGGATGTTCTTGCCATGGCCTCGCTCGAGGTTGATCTCTCGAGCATTGAGCCAGGTTCAACTGTGACTGTTAAGTGGCGTGGAAAGCCAGTCTTCATCAGACGCCGAACTGACGATGATATCAAGCTGGCAAATAGTGTAGATGTTAATTCTCTCCGTGATCCGCAGCAAGATGCTGAGAGGGTTAAAAACCCTGAATGGCTCATTGTTGTGGGAGTCTGCACGCATCTGGGTTGCATTCCCTTGCCGAATGCTGGTGACTTTGGTGGATGGTTTTGTCCATGCCATGGTTCCCACTATGATATTTCGGGAAGGATCCGCAAGGGACCAGCACCATACAATTTGGAGGTACCCACTTATTCCTTCTTGGAGGAGAACAAGTTACTGATTGGTTGA